TCGGTGATCTCCTTTTTTGTCCTGGTCAACCGGCTCTCCTTCATCGGCGTGGGGATCTCGCATGCAGCCTTCGGGGGCGTGGCCATCGGGATCCTCTTCGGCATCGACCCGACCCTTTCGGCCGTGATCTTCTCCGTGCTGACCGCTTGGATGATCGGGATCGTGAGCCGCAGGGGGAGGCTTAACGAGGATACGACCATCGGAATCTTTTATGCCGCGGCCATGGCATTGGGGATCGTGATCATCGGGCTTTCCAGAGGGTATACCGTAGACCTTTTCGGCTATCTCTTCGGGAATATCCTCGCGGTCACCTCAACGGACCTCTGGATCGTGGCGGCCCTCAGCCTGTTTGTCCTCGGGACCGTATTTTACTTCTTCAAAGAACTGCTGTACATCAGTTTTGACGAAGAATCGGCACAGGTGAACGGTGTGCCGGTGGCCTTCCTCTATTATTATCTCCTCACGCTCATGGCCGTGACCATCGTGATCTCCATGAAGGTGGTCGGCATCATCCTGGTTTCGGCCCTTCTGGTGATCCCGGCCGCGGCGGCCTACGAGGTGAGTTCCCATTACAAGTCGGTTCTCATCGTCTCAGTCATCGTCGGGCTTGTCTCGGCCCTGGGCGGGCTCCTTGTCTCCTACCGGTTCAATACCGCCTCCGGGGCCACCATTGTCCTTCTGGCGGCTGCGGTTTTTCTCCTCCTCTTTACCATCCGCTCACTGAGGACCGGTCCTAAGAAGGACCGGGTTCCGGTCCATGGCCCTTCGGATCCCCAGGGTTAAATCCCACCTTAGTGGTCCTGTTCGTAAATAGGGTGACGTACCGAGAGGGTTGTAGGGCGGGCGCATCAAGGCACGCGACTCAGCGCGTACCCCTCTGGTACACCGCAAGGTGCGGAACTTTGACTCGACCGCCCTACGGCACTCGAATGCCACCGTATTTACGAATAGGGCCACTTAGTCTGTCACGGCCTTTCCTCTGATGCGCCGGAACTATCGAAGTCTGGGGCAGGGGTTGGGTAGGGGCATTGTTTCTTAATTATTTATGGAGTTATAAGATTTATATATTCGCAATTGAATATTTATTTTCTTGACAAGGATGGCCTGAATTGATACTTTTAATTGCTCATAGGTTGAAAGAATAAAACAGTGTTTTACTGAAATTGTCCTGCACGAAACAGCCAACGGCGAGATCTTCTCGGCATACTGAAAAGATCCATCGTCAGGATCGTTTTAAATAAATTTGTATTCAGAAACCATGGATCTGCCGGGTAGGATCAATCCCTCGGTGACGATCAGCCATGGGTGAGCGGGATGGATAAGGCGAAGATCTCAAAAGGGGTAAGGCTGATTCTCGAAGGCGTGGGCGAGGACCCGGACCGTCCCGGTTTGAAGGATACGCCGAGGCGGGTGGCTGATCTGTACGAAGAGATCCTGGAAGGGCTCTCGGCGGATCTTTCCAAGATCATCAGGCCTATTGACGGTGAGGCGCACAAGGAGATGGTGATGATCAAGGATATCCCGTTTTATTCGATCTGTGAGCACCATCTTCTCCCATTTTACGGCAAGGCCCATATCGCCTATATCCCCGGAGAGGGGAAGATCGTGGGCTTTTCGGCCTTGGCCCGGGCGCTTGAACTCCTGGCCCGGAGACTCCAGATGCAGGAGAGGCTGACCACCCAGCTTGCGGATCTGATTGTGGAGAGCCTGGAACCCAGAGGGGCCATGGTGGTGATTGAGGCGGAACAGCTCTGTGTCTCCATGAGGGGGGTGAAGAAGGCCGGGGCAAAGACCGTGACCTCGGCGGTCCGAGGGATTTTTGAGGCCAATGAGCGAACCCGGGTGGAGATGCTGGAACTGATGAAGAGCGGCAATCTATAAGAAGAAAAAACCCCCGTTAGAGAACATGGTGTTCCCTAACAACCGGTGATGGTGATTTTCTACCACCATCTTCAAGGGATGGTGTAGACTCCGTTTGAGATACGGTTTCTCTAACGGGGCAAAGGAGCAGCGGCTTATGATAGTACAAGAGACAAAATCCAAAGAGCTCATTCTTGAAATGCTCAAGGGGATAAAGAAAATCTTCCTCGTCGGATGCGGGGACTGTGCGACGGTCTGCGAAGCCGGCGGGGAGATTGACCTGAACCGTATGAAGGAGATGCTGGCGGCCGAGGGGATTGAGGTGACGGGTATGACGATTCCGGACACGAGCTGTCACATCCCGGATATGAAAAGCCATTTGAAAGAGCACGCCAAGGAGATCGAGGAAGCGGACGGAATCGGCGTTATGTCCTGCGGGGCCGGCGTCCAGTCCGTGGGAACGGTCTATGAAGACAAGATCGTATTCCCCCTGAACAATTCCCTGTTTCTGGGTAATACCGAGCGGTTCGGCCAGCACGTGGAGTTTTGCTCCGCCTGCGGCGAGTGCCGCATCGACAAGTTCGGGGCCGTCTGCCCGATCACACGCTGCTATAAGGGGATCCTGAACGGGCCCTGCGGCGGGGTGAACAACGGCATGTGCGAGATCGGAAACGACACGCCATGCGCCTGGGTTCTGGCCTATGAGCGGCTCGAAAAACAGAACCGTCTGGATAACCTGAAAGAACCGTTGAAGGCCAAGAAGTGGTCGGCGCACCTGAAGCCGATGACACACCTGAACCCCACGAATAAGAAAAAGATGGAAGAGAAAGAGGCCAAACGCAAGGCCAAAGAAGAGGCGAAGGGATAATTTGTGGATAAGTTTCTATCCCTGGAAATGAGAGGCTGAAACAAAATCTGGTTCATCTCCAAAAGAGTGGGTGAAAACATCAGGGGTCAAGGGGTCAAGGATTCCAGGGGTCAAGTGAAGTGATTTTCAAGACTTGAGGGTCCGAGGGGCCAAGGATTCAAGGGGTCGAGTGAAGTGCTAAAAACATCATGGGTCAAGGGTTCCAGTGTTTTCCTCTGGAGATTTTGCTTGCATTTAAGTATTTCACTTGAATCCTTGAACCCTGGAATCCTCGAACCCTTTTTACCCACTATATGGGAGAAGAACCCAAAATATTAATATTATAGAGGAGGAGAGCCATTGGGCAAGAAGAAAACCGTCAGAGCGGCGTTCGAAGCTGGAGAGTTTGTCGTGACCGGTGAATGCGGCCCCCCAAAAGGCACGGACATCTCCGAGATGCTTCATCATGCCGAGGGCATGCTCGGCTATGTCAACGGCATCAACGTCACCGACAACCAGAGTTCAGTCATGCGGATCGGGTCCCTTCCGGTCTGCAAGCTCCTGGTCGACATGGGGCACGATCCGGTTTTCCAAATTACGGGCCGTGATCGGAACCGCCTGGCCATCCAAAGCGATCTCCTGGGCGCCCATATCCTCGGCATCCGGAACGTCCTCTGCCTGACCGGTGACGGGGTCCAGGCCGGGGACCACAAGGACGCCAAACCGGTTTTCGATCTGGAGTCCGTGCAGATTCTTCAGGCCGTGGAGGCCCTGAATAACGGAAAGGACATGGCGGGCAATGACCTGAAAGGCGCAACGTCATTGTTTCCCGGAGCGGTGGTCACCCCCGAGTCCAGACCCATTGAGCCGCAGCTTATGAAGTTTGAAAAAAAGATACGGGCCGGGGCGAAATTCTTTCAGACCCAGGCGGTCTACGATATCGAGAACTTTCTTGACTTCATGAAGTTCGCACGGCAATTCGACACCAAGATCATGGCCGGGTTGGTGCTTCTGACCTCCGCCGGGATGGCCAATTACATGAACAAGTTTGTGCCCGGCGTTTCCGTGCCTCAGAACCTGATCGACCGGATGAAGGCGGCCGGCAAGGAAAAGGCCATCGATACCGGGATCGACATCATGTGCGAATTCATCAAGGCAGTGAGGGACCAGTGCGACGGCGTCCATATCATGGCCATCGGCAAGGAACATCTCGTGCCGGAGATCGTGAAGAGGGCGGGGCTGGCATAGGAATAAATCAAAAATTAAGGTTCATCTCCAAAAGAGTGGGTGAAAACATCAGGGGTCAAGGGGTCAAGGATTCCAGGGGTCAAGTGAAGTGCTGAAACACTACATTGATAAAATCACTGAAAAACAAACACTTGACCCCTTGAACCCTGGAATCCTCGAACCCTTTTTACCCACTATATGGGAGAAGAACCAAAATTAAATAAAGGAATGAATAGGATGCCTCGAATCACCATCACGGATCTCAAAAAGAAGAAGGCCGAGGGGAAGAAAATCACCATGCTGACGGCCTATGACTTCCCCTTTGCCGCTCTGGTGGACCAGGCCGGGATCGACATGATCCTGGTCGGTGATTCCCTGGGCGTGGTGGTGCAGGGCAAAGAGAACACCCTGCCCGTGACCATGGACCAGATGGTCTACCATACGGAGATGGTCGTCCGGGCGACCCGGAATGCATTGGTGGTGGGGGACATGCCGTTTATGTCCTATCAGGTGAGCTGTGAGGAAGCGGTTTCCAATGCGGGCCGGTTTCTCAAGGAGGCGGGGGCGCAGGCCGTGAAACTTGAAGGAGGCGCCTCGGTCCGGAAGACCATCGAGGCCATTTCAGCCGCGGATATACCGGTCATGGCCCATATCGGGCTGACCCCGCAGTCCGTGCACAAAATGGGCGGGTTCAAGGTTCAAAAAGAGATGGACCGGCTCTTGAAAGACGCAGCATCCGTGGAAGAAGCCGGAGCTTTTTCCGTGGTCCTGGAGTGTATCCCCGGTGAGATTGCAAAAAAGATTACCCAGGAGATTTCCATTCCGACCATTGGGATCGGCGCAGGGGTCCACTGTGACGGACAGGTGCTTGTCCTGCATGACCTTCTCGGACTCTTTGAGCGTTTTGTACCCAAGTTCATCAAGCGGTATGCCCATCTCGGAGAGGAAGCCTTGTCGGCCATCCGGCAGTACAAGGAGGAAGTGGAGAGCGGGGGGTTCCCCGGAGAGGAACATACGTTTAAATGATTCCGCCGCAAATACCCCATCTGCGGTGTTTCAAAATTATTTTCGAGGGAAACATGGCCCAGACCAGATTGCATGTTGAGTTGCTGCGATATACCCCAAGACCCGAAGAGGTCGTGGCCATGGGCGCCAAGCTCTGTTATTCCCCTTCCAACATTGATGATCTGAAACAGGGGATCGAGAGCAAGGACCAGGCGGGGTTTGTGGACAAGCTGGTGACCATGGGGCATATGTCCCCTGTGGAGCATGTCTCGTTCACCTTCGGTGTGGAAGGGATATCCAGGGCCTGCTCCCATCAGATCGTGCGCCATCGAGTGGCCTCGTATTCACAGCAGAGTCAGCGGTATGTGGGCGAGCAGACGGAGAAACATCAAGGGAAGGTTTTCGACTATGTGGTCCCCCCGTCCGTGGCGGCTGCCGGCAAGTCCGCATGGTTCGAAGAGAAGATGAAGATCATCCAGGGCTGGTACGACGAACTCAACGCCGCTCTGGGGAACAGGGGGGAAAAATCCCAGGAGGATGCCCGGTTCATCCTGCCCAATGCCGCGGAGACCAAGATCATCATCACCATGAATGCCAGGGAGCTTCTCCATTTCTTCCGTGTGCGGTGCTGCAACCGGGCCCAGTGGGAGATCAGGGACATGGCCGATGAGATGCTGAGGAAGGTCAAGGAGGCGGCGCCCAAACTTTTCAAGGAAGCCGGCCCGGGGTGCCTCAAGGGAAAATGTCCCGAAGGGAAGATGACCTGCGGCAAGACCGAAGAGGTCAGAGAAAAGTTTAAGAACATGTAAAAAGAAAAGATTTACCGCAGAGCACGCAGAGTAAATACTATAGATAATAAAAAGCTTTTCTCTGCGATCTCCGCGTCCTCTGCGGTGAGGAATGGGTCTTATATGTCGTTTAATATCGCCCTATCCGGGAAGGGCGGAACCGGCAAAACCAGTCTGGCCGGGCTTCTCATCCGGTATCTGATCCGTCATGGGAAGAGCCCGATTATGGTTATCGATGCCGATGCCAATGCCAACCTTAACGAGGTCCTCGGCGTAAAAGTCGAAAACACCATCGGCGAACTCAGGGAAGGGCTCCTGGGGCGTGAGGGTCAGCAGCCGGGAGGCATGTCCAAGGATGCGTATTTCGAGATGATGCTCCACCAGGTGGTCGCGGAGCATGAAGGGTTTGATCTTCTGGTCATGGGCCGGCCCGAAGGACCGGGCTGTTATTGTTTTGTCAACAACCTGATTCGGAAATATTCGGACGAGTTGTCTGAGAAGTATCCCTATATTGTGACGGACAATGAGGCGGGTCTGGAGCACCTGAGCCGTAGGACGACTCAGAATACGGATCTTCTCCTGGTGATCAGCGACCCGTCACAGCGCGGGATCAGGACCGCAAAGAGGGTCTTGGATCTGGCGGATGAGCTCAAGCTCAATATCAAGAGGACGGCCCTGATCGTCAATCGGGTGGCGGGAGAGCTTGATCCCGCTTTGTCGGATCTGATTGAAGAGCAAGGGATGAAACTTGCCGGCTGGGTGCCGACCGATCAGAATATTACAGAATACGATCTCCGGGGTGAGGCAATGATCAATCTGCCGGACGACTCCCGGGCCGTGATCGCCTTTGAAAAAATTCTGGACGGCATGGAGATTGCCTGAAGGTTTTCTCGAGTCCTTATGATTTTCTTCGTGCCTTCGTCTCTTTGTGGCGGATGGGTTCCGGCTTGTCCGGGTTAGGAAGCAACCATGAAGAAGTCCAGGGTTGTCATCATCGGGGCCGGTGTGGTGGGAACGGCGGTCGGCGCGCTCCTTCATCAGGAGAGCTATGAGATTGCGGCCGTGGCTTCCCGGAGCATGGGATCGGCTGAGCGGGCGGTCCAATATATCGGCGCAGGAGCTGCCACAACCGATGTCGTGAAGGCCGCCAGGCAGGGTGATCTGATCTTCATCACCACGCCGGACGGGGCCATCGCTTCGGTCTGCGAGAAGATCGCGAAGAAAAAAGGGTTTCCCCCGGAGAGTACGGTCATCCATTGTTGCGGGGCCCTTTCGGCTGAGATCCTATCTCCGGCGCGTGCCTGCGGGGCGCGGATCCTTTCGATCCACCCCTTGCAGACTCTGGCGGACACGGATCAGGCCGTGGCCAATCTTCCCGGCTCCTTTTTCGCCCTGGACGGCGGCCCGGATGCGATCAAGACCGGCAAGGAGATCATCCGGGATCTGGGGGGGACCGTGATGGTGATCCCCTCCGAGGGGAAGATGCTCTACCATGCGGCCGCGGTGGTGGCGTGCAATTATTTCGTAGCCCTTGTGTTTCAGGCGCTCCGCATGCTGGAGGCCGTGGGGATCCCCAGGACGTCGGGACTTCCGGCGCTGATGCCGCTGATCAAGGGGACGGTCGGGAATCTGGAGAAGGTAGGAATCCCCAAGGCATTGACCGGACCGATCGCCCGGGGGGATCTCAAGACCATCGAAGGGCATCTTGCGGCCTTCGATCGGCTGATGCCCGAAGCAAAGAGAATCTACTGCGAAATGGGGAGGGTCGCTGCCGATGCGGCCGAGGCCAAGGGGAGTATAAATGAGGAAACCCGGAGAAAGTTGTTGGAACTGTTTTCCGCGTAGCGGCGTCCTCGGGCAGCCTGCCCGGGTCGTGCTGCTGAATTTGAGATTTGAAATTTGAAATTTCCAATTTCAAATCTTTTTGCTGAGGAGGCAGATCATGTTACTGATCGGCGAGCGTATCAATGTCATTACCAAGGTGCAGCGGGAGGCCATGAAGAACCGGGACCCCAAACCGATTCAGGAGATGGCCAAGGCCCAGGTTGCGGCCGGGGCCAACGTGCTCGACGTGAACATCGGTCCTGCCGAGGACGACGGGCCCGAACTCATGGACTGGATTGTGAAGACCGTCCAGAAGGCGGCGCAGGTCCCGATCTGCCTCGATACCACGAATCTCAACGCGATCAAGGCAGGCCTCAAGGCCCACAACAATACCTGGGGCCGGCCCATGATCAATTCCACCTCGGGTGAGACCCAACGGCTGAACACGTTTATGCCTGTAGCCGCGGAGTTTCAGTGCGATATCATCGGGCTCTGCCTTTCGGGATCCGGGCTTCCCGCCGATGCCAACGACCGCTGTGCCATTGCCGTGGACATCATGGCCAAGGCCGATGAGGTGGGGCTTCCCCTGGACCATATCTATCTGGATCCCCTGGTCCTGATGCTGAACGGGAACCAGGAGCATGCCCTGCACTGCATTCAATCTGTGGAGATGTTCCAGACCTTAAACGATCCGCCCATGAAGTCCGTGGTGGGGCTTTCAAATATCGCTAACACGGCGCCGGCCTCCATGAAGGGGATCCTGACCGCGGTCTTTTTCCAGATGCTGAGAGACGCGGGCCTGACCGCCGCCATCATTGATCCTTTGGAGAAGGAATTCATGCAAGTGGTTAAGAGCGGGAACCCGAGAGCAGTCTATCCGGCGCATCAAGTGGACAAGACCGAGAAGGTCATGCGCGGGGAGATCCTGTATGCCCATTCATTTTTGGAGGTATAGGATTAGGTAAAACACAGGGGCCAAGGGGTCCAGGGGCCGAGGGTTCAAGTGAAGTGCTGGAAAACAAAAGGGGTCAAGGGATCGAGGGTTACGCTCCGCGTGCCCCGCTTTTCTTTGATCTTTGCCGTCTGCGACGGCTACTACACTAAGGCATCTTGGGGTCAAGTGTTTGAGCATTTCACTTGAATCCTGGAACCCTGGAACCCTTGAACCCTTCTTGAAGAAGAGGAGAATGCGATGGCAGTTGAGATCCTGAAAGAGAAGTATACAGGCAAAGTGAATACCGTCACCATCGGGACCGGCGACAAGGCCGTGACCGTGGGCGGGGCGACCGCGCTTCCCTTTCATCTCTTTGAAGGAGAGGCCGGGAACCGTCCTTTAATCGCCTATGAGGTGCTGGATCTGCCGCCTGAGGACGCGCCTTTAGCCCAGAAAGAGGCATGGGGTGCGTTATGGAGCGATCCGGTTCAGTGGGCCAGGTACTGTCAGAATGAACTCTCGGCAAGGGCCGTGGCCTTGCGGCTGATCAGCACGGACCCGGACGGCAAGAACGCCGGTCCCGAAGAAGCGGCTGATACCGTCAAGAAGGTTCTGGCCGCCATTGATATCCCGCTCATCATCCTCGGCTCTTTCAAGGAGGCCAAGGACGGCCAGGTTCTGAAGGTGGTCGCCGACGCGGCCAGAGGGCGGAACTGCCTGATCGGTAAGGCCCAGGAGGAGAACTACAAGACCATCGCCGCTGCGGCCATCTCCAACGGCCATAAACTGATCGCCTTCTCCAATCTGGACTTCAACCTGTCCAAACAGATTAATATCCTTCTGACCCAGACCGGGTTCAACATCAACGATATCGTCATTGACCCCACGGCCAGCGCCCTCGGGTATGGTCTGGAATACACCTATTCCGTGATCGAAAGGATCCGGGCCTCCGCCCTCATACAGAACGATGCGATGATGCAGCCTCCCATGCTCTTGGATCTGGCCTCCGTGGTCTGGAAGGTCAAAGAGGTGAAGGCCGGCGAGGACCAGATGCCGGGATGGGGGGATGTCGGGGAGCGGGGAACGCACTGGGAGGCTTCCACGGCTGTCAGCATGCTCATGGCCGGTACGGAGATCCTGGTTATGTCATCACCCAAGGCGGTTCAGACCGTGGAGAAGACGATTGATCAGTTGATGGCGTAAAATCTAAGGGTTCGAGGGTTCCAGGGGTCGAGGGGTCGAGTGTTTGTTTCCGATGAAATTCTCTTTGCACTTCACTTTGCCCCTTGAACCCTGGACCCCTTTTGGTCACAAAATGAGAAGGATCTGAAAAGGATAATATTAAAAGATAATATTAGGAGACAACAATGGCCCTGACCGGTATAGAAATCTTCAAACACCTGCCCAAGACCAACTGTAAGGACTGCGGGTTCCCGACCTGCCTGGCCTTTGCCATGAAGCTTGCGGCCAAGCAGGTCTCATTGGATGCCTGCCCGCATGCATCAGAAGAAGCCAAGGCCTTTTTGGGCGCGGCGTCGGCGCCTCCTGTGCGCAAGGTCGTGATCGGCGCCGGAGATGCGGCCTGGCCCCTCGGGGAGGAGACCGTCCTCTTCAGGCATGAAAAGAAATTCGTCAATCCCTGCGCGTACGCCGTCCAGGTCGGAGACAACGATCCGGAACTTGCGGCCAAGATCAAACAGATCGCGGACTTCAAGGTCGACCGGGTGGGGGTGAACTACGGTGTGAACATGATCGCGGTTCAGGACAGATCCGGCGGCGGGGCGGCCTTTTCAGCGGCCGTGAAAAAGGTTGTGGATGCAGCGCCCGGCCTGGGGGTCCTCCTCATGAGCCGGGACGCTCAAAGAATCGGTGCGGCCCTTTCGTCATGTGAAGGGAAGAAGCCGCTGGTCTACGGAGCGGACAAAGAGAATCTGGAGCAGCTCCTCCCCCTGGTCAAAGGCAAGGCATCCCTGGTTCTCAGCGCCGGGAATCTGGACGAACTCTCGGCCATGGCCGAAAAAGCCGCCGGCGCCGGCGTGGAAGACCTGATCCTGGACCCCATGCCGGGGAACGCCAGGGAGGCCCTGGAGAGATTCACGATGATGCGCCGCCTTGCCGTCAAGAAGAACTACAAACCCTTCGGGTATCCTCTTTTCATGAACGCCGTTCATGAGGATGCCCAGGTTGAGGGGGCGCTGGCCGCCCTCGGGACCATGAAATACGCCTCGGTCATCCTGCTCGGGGCGCTCCGGTCGTGGGAGATGCTGGGCCTTCTCACGGGCAGGCTCAACATCTATACGGACCCGCAGAAACCCATGCAGGTTGATCAGAAGATTTATGAAATGGGGACGGTCAACGGGAACTCTCCTTTGATTGTGACCACGAACTTCGCCCTGACTTATTTCATTGTGGCCGGTGAGATCGAGAACAGCAAGGTGCCGGCCAGGCTTGCCGTTCAGGACGTGGAAGGGTTATCCGTGCTCACGGCCTGGGCCGCCGGCAAGTTTACGGCAGGTTCCATTGCGAATTTTATCAAGGAATCCGGTGTGGAAAATCAGCTCGCGAAAAAGGAAGTCATCCTTCCTGGCTATGTCGCAGTCCTCTCCGGGTCACTGGAAGACAAACTGGGCAACGGCTGGAAGGTGGTGGTCGGCCCCCGGGAAGCGAATCAAATCCCGCAATTCCTGAAAGCCCGGGCAAATGGATGAGATCCTTGATCCGTTTGCGTATTTCCTGAAGGATCGTGTAAAATGGCAGATGAAAGGACCCCTGTTTCTGAACAGAGGCCTGAAAAGGATTTTCTTTGCGCAAAAAGTCATAAGAAGAGAAGATTTTTTATATGAATTGTGAAGTGAGGAGATATGGATTATGTCAAAGCTGATTGCCTCGGCGGCCATACGCGCCTCTCATGAGATTCTTGAGAAAGTGGACAGCCTGTTGACGGAGGTTACGGCCGAGAAGGGCGAGGATTTCCAGTTTGAATTCATGGACACGGGATATTTTCTGCCCCAGATCTATGCCATGACCGGTTTTGCCGTCAAAACGCTCAAGGATATGCGCACGGCCCTTGAGGCCTATGCCCGCCCCCTTCTGAAACCGGTTCCCGAAGAAAAGGTCTATAAGCCTTATCTGGGTGAGGCCCTGGATGCAGGGATGGCCACCCTCTTTGCCCAGGAGATCCTGATGGCCCTGCGGTATATCAAGGGTCTGGAGCCGGTCACGGATCCGGAGATGAATCTGACCTACAATGGATTCATTACCGATTCGATCCTCCGGGACCTGGGTTTCCAGTTGGTGGACGGGTCCATGCCGGGCTACGTAGTCATCCTCGGCGCGGCCGAGAGCGACGAGCGGGCCGAGCAGATCGTGCGGGATCTCCAGCAGAAAAACATCCTGATCTTCCTGGCCGGCCATGTCAAGGGGAACAGTGTGACCAAGCAGCTTCACCGGAGAGGCGTGGAAATGGGCTGGCCGACCCGGATTGTCCCCCTGGGTCCGGATACCGAGCATACGATCTATGCCTTGGACTGGGCGGCGCGGGCCGGGCTCACCTTCGGCGGGCTCAAGGCCGGGGATTATGCGCTCAATCTGAAATATTCCCTGAACCGGGTCTTTGCCTTTGCCATGGTCCTGGGGGATCTGGACGATATGAAATGGGCGACCGGCGCCGGGGCCATCAATCAGGGATTCCCTGCGGTTTGCGACACCGATGTCCCGGAGATCCGGCCGAGAGGCGTGTGCACCTACGAGCACGTGGTCCGCGAACTGGATCAGGACAAGATCGTCCAGACCGCGATCGAGACCCGGGGCCTCAAGATCATCGTGGAAAAGCCGCCCATCCCCGTGGCGTATGGTCCGGCCTTCGAAGGAGAGCGGATCCGCAAGGAGGATACCTTCCTGGAGTTCGGGGGGAACCAGTCTCCTTCCTTCGAGCTGGTGAGGATGCTGAATCTGGATGAGGTTGAGGACGGCAAGGTTGAGCTCATCGGCACCGAAAACGTGGAGAAGTACGAAGCCGGCGGGGTCGTTCCCCTCGGGGTGGTGATTGAAGTGGCCGGCCGGAAGATGCAGAAGGATTTCGAGCCGGTCCTCGAGAGGAAGACCCATGACTTCGTCAACATGGCCCAGGGGGTCTGGCACATGGGACAGCGGGACATCTGCTGGTCCAGGATCAGCAAAAGCGCCTTCAGCGAGGGTTTTCGGATTCACCACTTCGGAGAGATTCACGTGGCCATGATGAAGTCCAAGTTTCCGGCCATCGTGGACAAGGTTCAGGTCAAGATCTACACGGACGAGAAAGACGTGGTTCGGCTCAGGGACGAGGCGCGGAAGGTCTACCATGAACGCGATATCCGTGTCGCCAACATGACCGACGAGTCCGTAGATACCTATTATTCCTGCCTCCTCTGCCAGTCCTTCGCGCCCAACCACGTCTGCGTGGTTTCACCCGAGAGACTCGGCCTCTGCGGCGCAGTCAACTGGATGGACGCCAAAGCCGCCTTCGAGATCAACCCCACAGGCGGGAACCAGCCCGTGAAGAAGGGAGAGACCCTCGATGCGGTCAAGGGCCGTTGGACGGGTGTGGAAGAATACGTGAAGAAGGAGTCCCACGGCGCGCTCGATGGGTTCTCGGCCTATTCCCTGATGGATGCGCCCATGACCTCCTGCGGATGCTTTGAGGCCATTGTGTCCGTGGTCCCTGAGGCCAACGGAATCATGATCGTGGACAGGGGATATCCGGGCATGACGCCGATCGGGATGAAGTTCTCCACCCTGGCGGGCACCGTGGGCGGAGGGACCCAGACGCCGGGTTTTACGGGAATCGGAAAGTATTTCATCACGAGCAGAAAGTTTTTAACGGCGGATGGAGGATTCAAGCGGATCGTCTGGCTCACGACGAGTATCAAAAATCAGTTGGGCGAGGCGCTGAAGAAGCGGGCCGAGGAGATCGGGGAACCG
This Nitrospirae bacterium CG2_30_53_67 DNA region includes the following protein-coding sequences:
- a CDS encoding ABC transporter — translated: MTEILAYGFMQKALAAGILVSITCSVISFFVLVNRLSFIGVGISHAAFGGVAIGILFGIDPTLSAVIFSVLTAWMIGIVSRRGRLNEDTTIGIFYAAAMALGIVIIGLSRGYTVDLFGYLFGNILAVTSTDLWIVAALSLFVLGTVFYFFKELLYISFDEESAQVNGVPVAFLYYYLLTLMAVTIVISMKVVGIILVSALLVIPAAAAYEVSSHYKSVLIVSVIVGLVSALGGLLVSYRFNTASGATIVLLAAAVFLLLFTIRSLRTGPKKDRVPVHGPSDPQG
- a CDS encoding GTP cyclohydrolase I FolE; amino-acid sequence: MSGMDKAKISKGVRLILEGVGEDPDRPGLKDTPRRVADLYEEILEGLSADLSKIIRPIDGEAHKEMVMIKDIPFYSICEHHLLPFYGKAHIAYIPGEGKIVGFSALARALELLARRLQMQERLTTQLADLIVESLEPRGAMVVIEAEQLCVSMRGVKKAGAKTVTSAVRGIFEANERTRVEMLELMKSGNL
- a CDS encoding 5,10-methylenetetrahydrofolate reductase, whose product is MGKKKTVRAAFEAGEFVVTGECGPPKGTDISEMLHHAEGMLGYVNGINVTDNQSSVMRIGSLPVCKLLVDMGHDPVFQITGRDRNRLAIQSDLLGAHILGIRNVLCLTGDGVQAGDHKDAKPVFDLESVQILQAVEALNNGKDMAGNDLKGATSLFPGAVVTPESRPIEPQLMKFEKKIRAGAKFFQTQAVYDIENFLDFMKFARQFDTKIMAGLVLLTSAGMANYMNKFVPGVSVPQNLIDRMKAAGKEKAIDTGIDIMCEFIKAVRDQCDGVHIMAIGKEHLVPEIVKRAGLA
- a CDS encoding 3-methyl-2-oxobutanoate hydroxymethyltransferase; amino-acid sequence: MNRMPRITITDLKKKKAEGKKITMLTAYDFPFAALVDQAGIDMILVGDSLGVVVQGKENTLPVTMDQMVYHTEMVVRATRNALVVGDMPFMSYQVSCEEAVSNAGRFLKEAGAQAVKLEGGASVRKTIEAISAADIPVMAHIGLTPQSVHKMGGFKVQKEMDRLLKDAASVEEAGAFSVVLECIPGEIAKKITQEISIPTIGIGAGVHCDGQVLVLHDLLGLFERFVPKFIKRYAHLGEEALSAIRQYKEEVESGGFPGEEHTFK
- a CDS encoding FAD-dependent thymidylate synthase, with amino-acid sequence MAQTRLHVELLRYTPRPEEVVAMGAKLCYSPSNIDDLKQGIESKDQAGFVDKLVTMGHMSPVEHVSFTFGVEGISRACSHQIVRHRVASYSQQSQRYVGEQTEKHQGKVFDYVVPPSVAAAGKSAWFEEKMKIIQGWYDELNAALGNRGEKSQEDARFILPNAAETKIIITMNARELLHFFRVRCCNRAQWEIRDMADEMLRKVKEAAPKLFKEAGPGCLKGKCPEGKMTCGKTEEVREKFKNM
- a CDS encoding carbon monoxide dehydrogenase, which codes for MSFNIALSGKGGTGKTSLAGLLIRYLIRHGKSPIMVIDADANANLNEVLGVKVENTIGELREGLLGREGQQPGGMSKDAYFEMMLHQVVAEHEGFDLLVMGRPEGPGCYCFVNNLIRKYSDELSEKYPYIVTDNEAGLEHLSRRTTQNTDLLLVISDPSQRGIRTAKRVLDLADELKLNIKRTALIVNRVAGELDPALSDLIEEQGMKLAGWVPTDQNITEYDLRGEAMINLPDDSRAVIAFEKILDGMEIA
- a CDS encoding acetyl-CoA decarbonylase/synthase complex subunit delta (part of a complex that catalyzes the cleavage of acetyl-CoA); this translates as MAVEILKEKYTGKVNTVTIGTGDKAVTVGGATALPFHLFEGEAGNRPLIAYEVLDLPPEDAPLAQKEAWGALWSDPVQWARYCQNELSARAVALRLISTDPDGKNAGPEEAADTVKKVLAAIDIPLIILGSFKEAKDGQVLKVVADAARGRNCLIGKAQEENYKTIAAAAISNGHKLIAFSNLDFNLSKQINILLTQTGFNINDIVIDPTASALGYGLEYTYSVIERIRASALIQNDAMMQPPMLLDLASVVWKVKEVKAGEDQMPGWGDVGERGTHWEASTAVSMLMAGTEILVMSSPKAVQTVEKTIDQLMA